From the Gasterosteus aculeatus chromosome 13, fGasAcu3.hap1.1, whole genome shotgun sequence genome, one window contains:
- the LOC120831308 gene encoding TBC1 domain family member 10A, with amino-acid sequence MARMENGRQSMDTRSIRTISSSRMDDESSLGSDSEINGFTSDRQTDKYGFIGGAQQHTEESAQDLPPQVLRQRELKWLDMLGHWDKWMIKRFNKVRLRCQKGIPPALRGRAWLYLSGGKVKKEQNQGKFQELDSQPGDPKWVDVIEKDLHRQFPFHEMFVSRGGHGQQDLFRVLKAYTLYRPEEGYCQAQAPIAAVLLMHMPAEDAFWGLVQICEKYLPGYYSPGLEAIQLDGEILFAVLRRVSPLAFRHLEKHKIDPILYMTEWFMCAFSRTLPWASVLRVWDMFLCDGVKIIFRVGLVLLKCMLGTREKLKACQGQYETMELLRALEPRYMQEGFLVREILEVPVTARDVERENYTQLKRWKKNRGELNFKSPPRMHGARVVLLSEPPRRQDLQQNPTIVLEVPQPTPQLKKKDRSFKKKGSIKKSQPVVEIPNPYSLPNDPAPPLAGPQAPPPPAGNKSPEAAPQTDTEPPRQQPAPPTEPPPAEESPLQQSTQSLSSTEQDTYL; translated from the exons ATGGCCAGAATGGAGAACGGCCGTCAGTCGATGGACACGAGAAGCATCCGGACCATCAGCAGCAGTCGCATGGACGACGAAAGCTCCTTGGGGTCCGACTCTGAGATCAACGGATTCACCagcgacagacagacggacaaatACGGATTCATCGGCGGGGCTCAGCAGCACACGGAGGAATC AGCGCAGGATTTGCCCCCACAAGTGCTCCGGCAAAGGGAGCTGAAGTGGCTGGACATGCTCGGCCACTGGGATAAGTGGATGATCAAGAGATTCAACAAG GTGAGGCTGCGCTGCCAGAAGGGAATCCCTCCAGCGCTGCGAGGCCGCGCGTGGCTCTACCTGTCGGGAGGAAAGGTGAAGAAAGAGCAGAATCAAGGAAAGTTTCAG gAGCTGGATAGCCAGCCGGGAGACCCCAAATGGGTGGACGTGATCGAGAAAGACCTCCATCGACAGTTTCCTTTCCACGAGATGTTTGTGTCCCGGGGAGGACACGG GCAGCAGGACCTGTTCCGTGTTCTTAAGGCCTACACTCTGTACAGACCAGAGGAGGGTTACTGCCAGGCTCAGGCCCCCATCGCTGCCGTGTTGCTCATGCACATGCCTGCTGAG GATGCCTTCTGGGGGCTGGTACAAATCTGTGAGAAGTACCTTCCTGGCTACTACAGTCCTGGCCTG GAAGCCATACAGTTGGATGGAGAGATCTTGTTCGCCGTGCTGCGACGCGTCTCCCCACTGGCCTTCCGCCATCTGGAGAAACACAAGATCGACCCCATCCTCTACATGACTGAGTGGTTTATGTGTGCCTTCTCCAGGACGCTGCCCTGGGCCTCCGTGCTGCGCGTCTGGGACATGTTCCTCTGTGACG gTGTGAAGATAATCTTTCGTGTGGGTCTGGTGCTTCTGAAGTGCATGCTGGGCACCCGGGAGAAGTTGAAGGCCTGCCAGGGCCAGTATGAGACCATGGAGCTCCTCAGGGCCCTGGAGCCTCGCTACATGCAGGAGGGCTTCCTGGTCCGAGAG ATTCTGGAGGTGCCGGTGACAGCGCGTGACGTGGAGCGGGAGAACTACACCCAGCTGAAGCGCTGGAAGAAGAACCGCGGCGAGCTGAATTTCAAATCCCCTCCGAGGATGCACGGCGCCCGGGTCGTCTTGCTGTCCGAGCCGCCGAGGCGCCAGGACCTGCAGCAGAACCCGACCATCGTGCTGGAGGTCCCGCAGCCCACCCCGCAGCTCAAGAAGAAGGATAGAAGCTTTAAGAAGAAGGGCAGCATAAAGAAGTCCCAGCCCGTTGTGGAGATCCCTAATCCTTACTCCCTTCCCAACGACCCTGCACCGCCCCTCGCAGGTCCAcaagctcctccccccccagcggGCAACAAGTCGCCGGAGGCAGCGCCACAGACTGACACGGAGCCGCCTCGCCAGCAGCCAGCGCCTCCCACAGAGCCGCCCCCCGCCGAAGAGTCTCCTCTGCAGCAATCCACACAAAGCCTTAGCAGCACCGAGCAAGATACGTACCTGTAG
- the sf3a1 gene encoding splicing factor 3A subunit 1, protein MPPGPVQIVQPEPNNKNEAPAEETPATKPIVGIIYPPPEVRNIVDKTASFVARNGPEFEARIRQNEINNPKFNFLNPNDPYHAYYRHKVNEFKEGKGQEPSAAVPKVMQQAMLQSQLSQKVQVIQEAVVPKEPPPEYEFIADPPSISAFDLDVVKLTAQFVARNGRQFLTQLMQKEQRNYQFDFLRPQHSLFNYFTKLVEQYTKILIPPKGLLIKLKKEAENPREVMDQVKYRVEWAKFQERERKKEEEEREKERVAYAQIDWHDFVVVETVDFQPNEQGHFPPPTTPEELGARILIQERYEKYGESEEVEMEVESEDDDDERAVRGEGHPSQPDQDTQVQDMDEGSDDDDDGMKAPLPPDNPMPPPLPPTPDQVIIRKDYDPKASKAPPSIITPDEYLISPITGEKIQASKMQEHMRIGLLDPRWLEQRDRGIRERQTEDEVYAPGLDIESSLKQLAERRTDIFGSEETAIGKKIGEEEIQKPEEKVTWDGHSGSMARTQQAAQANITLQEQIEAIHKAKGLVGEDDAREKIGPSKPSEIHHQPPMQSQMNMPKPNPQMTMPRPMQSMPQVRTTLLSAVPVIPRPPMSPVVRLTPGHVIASMPPMIPAPRINVVPMPPPAPHMMAPRPPPMVVPTAFVPAPPVPQPPSSAPAPPSHPPPPHDDEPVNKKMKTEDNLIPEEEFLRRNKGPVAVKVQVPNMQDKTEWKLNGQVLNFTVPLTDQVSVIKVKIHEATGMPAGKQKLQFEGIFIKDSNSLAYYNMSNGAVIHLALKERGGRKK, encoded by the exons ATGCCGCCTGGGCCTGTTCAGATTGTTCAGCCGGAGCCCAACAACAAG AATGAGGCTCCAGCAGAAGAAACCCCTGCCACGAAACCCATCGTTGGCATCATTTACCCGCCTCCTGAGGTCCGAAACATAGTTGACAAGACAGCCAGCTTTGTTGCCAG GAATGGACCCGAGTTTGAAGCAAGAATCCGTCAGAATGAGATCAACAATCCAAAGTTCAATTTCCTCAACCCAAATGACCCGTACCATGCCTACTACCGTCACAAGGTCAATGAATTCAAGGAGGGGAAAGGGCAGGAACCTTCTGCGGCAGTGCCCAAGGTTATGCAGCAGGCCATGCTGCAATCTCAGCTTTCTCAAAAA GTGCAGGTGATTCAGGAGGCGGTGGTCCCCAAAGAACCACCTCCAGAGTACGAGTTCATTGCGGATCCTCCATCTATCTCAGCATTTGATCTTGATGTTGTCAAGCTCACGGCCCAGTTTGTTGCCCGCAACGGCCGCCAGTTTCTCACTCAGCTCATGCAGAAAGAACAGAGGAACTACCAGTTTGACTTCCTGCGGCCGCAGCACAGCCTtttcaactacttcaccaaacTCGTTGAGCAGTACACCAAG ATTCTGATCCCTCCCAAAGGCCTTCTGATCAAGCTGAAGAAAGAAGCTGAGAATCCACGAGAGGTTATGGATCAG GTGAAGTACCGTGTTGAGTGGGCAAAGTTCCAGGAGCgtgagaggaagaaggaagaggaggagagagagaaagaacgtGTGGCATATGCCCAAATTGACTGGCATGACTTTGTGGTGGTTGAGACGGTGGATTTCCAGCCCAACGAACAGG GCCACTTCCCCCCACCTACCACACCAGAAGAGCTCGGCGCTCGCATCCTGATCCAAGAGCGCTATGAGAAGTATGGAGAGAgtgaggaggtggagatggaggttGAAAGTGAGGATGACGACGATGAACGGGCGGTTCGGGGCGAAGGCCACCCCTCACAACCGGATCAAGACACACAAGTGCAGGACATGGATGAG GgatctgatgatgatgatgatggtatgAAGGCTCCATTGCCACCAGACAACCCTATGCCACCCCCACTGCCGCCTACTCCAGACCAGGTTATCATTCGCAAAGACTACGACCCCAAAG CTTCCAAGGCTCCGCCCTCGATCATAACTCCAGACGAGTATCTCATCTCGCCAATTACTGGTGAGAAGATCCAAGCCAGTAAGATGCAAGAGCACATGCGTATTGGTCTGCTGGATCCGCGCTGGCTGGAACAACGGGACCGCGGCATCCGAGAGAGGCAGACCGAAGATGAGGTCTATGCCCCCGGTTTGGATATCGAGAGTAGCTTGAAACAACTGGCTGAAAGGCGAACGGATATCTTCGGTTCGGAAGAAACAGCCATCGGTAAGAAGATTGGTGAAGAAGAAATCCAGAAGCCAGAGGAGAAG GTTACATGGGACGGCCACTCTGGCAGCATGGCTCGTACCCAGCAGGCAGCACAGGCCAACATCACCCTGCAAGAGCAGATCGAAGCCATTCACAAGGCCAAAGGACTGGTGGGAGAGGACGACGCCAGGGAGAAAATTGGCCCAAGCAAGCCGAGTGAAATTCATCACCAGCCACCCATGCAGTCTCAAATGAATATGCCCAAACCCAATCCCCAAATGACGATGCCTCGCCCAATGCAGTCT ATGCCACAAGTGCGCACCACTCTCCTGTCTGCTGTACCTGTGATTCCGAGACCCCCGATGTCTCCGGTGGTGCGCCTCACACCAGGTCACGTTATAGCATCCATGCCTCCCATGATTCCTGCTCCCCGCATCAATGTGGTCCCCATGCCGCCACCAGCACCTCACATGATGGCACCCAGACCACCTCCCATGGTTGTTCCAACTG catttgtCCCCGCCCCTCCAGTACCACAACCCCCAAGCTCTGCTCCTGCGCCACCATCCCACCCGCCGCCACCTCATGACGATGAGCCAGTCAACAAGAAGATGAAGACAGAGGACAACCTTATTCCAGAAGAGGAGTTCCTTCGTAGAAATAAG ggTCCTGTGGCAGTCAAAGTACAGGTACCCAACATGCAGGACAAGACCGAATGGAAGCTGAACGGCCAAGTGCTCAATTTCACTGTCCCGCTCACGGATCAG GTATCTGTTATTAAAGTCAAAATCCACGAAGCTACGGGCATGCCAGCAGGAAAACAGAAGTTACAATTCGAG GGCATTTTCATCAAAGATTCCAACTCGCTGGCTTATTACAACATGAGTAATGGCGCCGTCATCCACCTGGCACTCAAGGAGAGAGGTGGAAGGAAGAAGTGA
- the ccdc157 gene encoding coiled-coil domain-containing protein 157: protein MGLGVLSAGFQGDVISTNYTSLPSVSCRNKNTLSDMSQFLGRQDCIESIRKDVVDLQGAILDVFSRTGPVRFSSWKFPDKLSCNLDMVALLEQYDFVDGEDEFNQHSHIVLLELVIDRLLLLQQSFNAYVEQMRCSHRREHSQQRGCLSVGLVVRNYWSNLVQFANVKGTCKDIKEQTKPKPCDSDESDTASSVSPQMSSCRYGSSAWSSTSSFQFLPRNHVPSGAALDTPRRPKADSHNASCQTVESSLVPCSACHQVQSTLTKTGHALVELLQSESLPSSLQPLLVAVGDTLGLGHMTAGDVALWANEQLRDMRRLEKHLQDVRNTVQPLKDRLAEAEAERERFRSKLEMKQKEFKQEMERHQVNIVQLEFSLRKAQRSMKETEKRLQEEKQQLQRETLGLEESNSRLKEQVEVQRDALQVLEQETNVLQDKVRTLHAEEEACFTLKQKIQQLEGQISETQLHLDKENAKYHSACRQQESMQAKQTSLLERVDALDEECEELRGQLVESEERQLDLHNQLQQTTEDKEQVQAQFAEQQDLCLELQKEKRTLETYTCELKSSVAELKEYVTALRERERLLVAFPELSPVTLDQPKSTGSVLLDMEQQLQANSIRTKILEQENNTLYSSLLKLKHRAQNNANREASDQQTCSPSLDSSSVGGQQNRLTPMQKCLLQSSSAAELEHDNRAREASGVESGLLSAGSEDRVSTASPSSLQLHLQTLRLNTDANAAKSHAKTRRAFLLSRSRSSNQRK from the exons ATGGGGCTTGGAGTATTGTCTGCTGGTTTCCAAGGCGATGTGATTTCAACAAACTACACCTCCTTGCCCTCGGTGTCGTGTCGAAACAAAAACACCTTGTCAGATATGAGTCAGTTTTTGGGTCGTCAGGACTGTATCGAAAGCATCCGAAAAGACGTCGTTGACCTTCAAGGGGCGATTCTGGATGTCTTTTCTAGAACTGGACCGGTCCGCTTTTCCTCATGGAAGTTCCCCGATAAACTCTCGTGTAATCTGGACATGGTAGCTCTGCTGGAGCAATATGACTTTGTGGATGGCGAGGATGAATTCAATCAACATTCCCACATCGTGTTATTGGAGCTGGTGATTGACAG ACTACTGCTTCTTCAACAAAGCTTCAATGCGTATGTTGAGCAAATGAGGTGCAGCCACAGGAGAGAACACAGCCAGCAGAGAGGATGTCTGTCAGTTGGTCTTGTCGTCAGAAATTATTGGAGTAATTTAGTTCAGTTTGCCAACGTCAAG GGGACATGTAAAGACATCAAGGAACAAACTAAACCAAAGCCATGTGACTCTGATGAATCAGATACAGCTTCATCGGTCTCCCCCCAAATGAGCTCGTGCAGATACGGCTCTTCTGCCTGGTCTTCAACAAGCTCCTTTCAGTTTTTGCCCCGGAATCACGTACCGTCCGGTGCAGCACTCGACACCCCGCGCCGTCCTAAAGCCGACAGCCACAACGCCAGCTGCCAGACCGTTGAATCGTCCCTTGTTCCCTGCAGCGCATGCCACCAAGTGCAATCCACTTTAACAAAAACCGGGCATGCTTTGGTGGAACTGCTCCAGAGTGAGAGCCTGCCCTCGTCTCTGCAGCCGCTCTTAGTAGCCGTGGGAGACACCCTGGGGCTGGGACATATGACAGCAGGCGATGTGGCCCTCTGGGCCAACGAGCAGCTGAGAGACATGCGCCGGCTGGAAAAACATCTTCAAGATGTGCGGAATACTGTGCAGCCCCTCAAAGATAGACTTGCAGAAGCAGAAGCTGAGCGCGAGAGATTCAGGTCCAAGCTAGAGATGAAACAGAAAGAGTTCAAGCAAGAGATGGAAAGACACCAAGTGAACATAGTCCAGCTGGAGTTTTCACTGAGGAAAGCACAAAGATCAatgaaagaaacagagaaaaggctgcaggaggagaagcaacAACTTCAGAGAG AAACATTGGGCTTGGAAGAAAGTAATTCAAGACTGAAAGAGCAAGTGGAAGTACAGCGTGACGCATTACAGGTACTTG AACAAGAAACCAACGTGCTGCAGGATAAAGTAAGGACTTTGCACGCAGAGGAAGAGGCCTGTTTCACACTGAAGCAAAAGATCCAACAGTTAGAGGGTCAAATCTCTGAAACTCAACTTCATCTTGACAAAGAGAATGCAAAGTACCACAGCGCTTGCCGTCAGCAAGAG TCAATGCAGGCAAAGCAAACGTCTTTGTTAGAGAGAGTTGACGCTCTCGACGAAGAGTGTGAAGAGCTGCGGGGGCAGTTGGTGGAGAGCGAGGAGAGACAGCTCGACCTTCACAATCAGCTGCAACAGACGACTGAGGACAAGGAACAAGTTCAGGCTCAGTTTGCTGAGCAGCAG GACTTGTGCTTGGAGCTCCAAAAGGAGAAGCGGACCCTGGAAACGTACACGTGCGAGCTAAAGAGCAGCGTGGCTGAGCTAAAGGAGTATGTAACAGctttgagggagagagagaggctgttgGTGGCTTTCCCAGAGCTCAGCCCTGTGACTCTGGACCAACCAAAGA GTACAGGAAGTGTGCTTTTGGATATGGAGCAACAACTTCAGGCAAATAGCATCCGTACAAAAATTCTGGAGCAAGAAAACAATACCCTGTACTCCAGCCTTTTAAAGCTGAAGCATAGAGCACAAAATAATGCCAACAGG GAAGCCTCAgatcagcagacctgcagcccCTCTCTGGACAGCTCATCGGTCGGAGGGCAACAAAATCGCCTGACACCAATGCAAAAGTGTTTGTT GCAGAGCAGCAGTGCAGCCGAGCTGGAACACGATAACCGAGCGAGGGAAGCGAGTGGAGTGGAAAGCGGTCTATTGTCAGCCGGGTCAGAGGATCGTGTTTCCActgcttccccctcctccctgcagcttcACCTTCAAACCCTCCGACTCAACACGGACGCCAATGCTGCTAAAAGCCATGCAAAAACACGCcgtgcttttcttctctctcgctcCAGAAGCTCAAAtcagaggaaataa
- the slc7a4 gene encoding cationic amino acid transporter 4, giving the protein METCPRGCTPAVRLCQKLNRLKTLDDDMMATSLKRCLSTLDLTLLGVGGMVGSGLYVLTGTVAKDIVGPAVIVSFIIAGFASLLAAFCYAEFGARIPKTGSAYMFTYVSVGEVWAFLIGWNVILENMIGGAAVARAWSGYLDSIFNHAIQNFTETHIMQWNVPFLAHYPDVLAAGILVVASFFISFGVQVSSYLNHIFSTISMCVIIFILVFGFILAEPVNWSKKEGGFAPFGLSGILAGSATCFYAFVGFDVIASSSEEAKNPQKSVPIATAISLGLAAAAYILVATVLTLMVPWHTLDPNSALADAFFRRGYSWAGVIVAIGSICAMNTVLLCNLFSLPRIVYAMAEDGLFFSIFARVNPITKVPVNAILVFGLLMATMALVFDLEALVQFLSIGTLLAYTFVAASVIVLRFQPDKTSSKGTASTSPNPSAGPSEAPSESQTINEDSGELKQYESFSDKLQLVERQASTEHRGVGQLKAYWEPYLGKLLGQCEPGEVVGHCVLTVIVSSVSLCAVVEFGTKQLHLPAWSFIMLLVIFSLAYVLSLTLIWLHEPQTSSKTFQVPLVPLTPAASILINIFLMMKLSYLTWIRFTVWIAVGLLVYFGYGIWHSKEGLRALQPKDMAARYVVLPSGSLVETVQSVQPDGQPDTSTHHVTPSAAPTSEEYAGNR; this is encoded by the exons ATGGAAACTTGTCCCAGAGGCTGCACCCCAGCGGTGCGCCTTTGTCAGAAACTGAACCGACTCAAGACACTGGATGATGACATGATGGCCACGTCGCTGAAACGCTGCCTCTCGACCCTGGACCTGACTCTGTTGGGGGTCGGTGGCATGGTGGGCTCTGGGCTCTACGTCCTGACGGGAACGGTGGCCAAAGACATTGTGGGGCCTGCTGTCATCGTATCCTTCATTATTGCGGGATTTGCCTCTCTGCTGGCTGCTTTTTGTTACGCAGAGTTTGGAGCGCGCATCCCCAAAACAGGATCGGCCTACATGTTTACTTACGTATCTGTGGGAGAGGTCTGGGCCTTTCTCATTGGTTGGAATGTGATTTTAGAGAACATGATCGGTGGCGCTGCTGTGGCCCGTGCCTGGAGTGGCTATCTGGACTCCATCTTTAACCACGCCATCCAGAActttacagagacacacattatGCAGTGGAACGTGCCCTTCCTTGCCCATTACCCCGACGTCCTTGCGGCAGGCATTCTAGTAGTTGCCtcattctttatttcttttggaGTTCAAGTGTCCTCCTACCTCAATCACATCTTCTCCACTATTAGCATGTGTGTCATCATTTTCATTCTGGTGTTTGGCTTCATTCTGGCTGAGCCGGTCAATTGGAGCAAGAAGGAAGGAGGTTTCGCACCTTTCGGGCTCTCCGGAATACTGGCGGGATCGGCCACATGCTTCTACGCATTTGTGGGCTTTGACGTGATTGCGTCTTCAAGTGAGGAGGCGAAGAACCCTCAGAAATCGGTTCCCATTGCCACTGCCATCTCCCTTGGATTGGCAGCTGCGGCTTACATCCTGGTCGCCACGGTGCTGACCCTAATGGTACCCTGGCACACGCTGGACCCCAACTCGGCTCTGGCGGATGCTTTCTTCCGCCGGGGTTACAGTTGGGCTGGAGTTATTGTGGCAATCGGTTCCATCTGTG CCATGAACACTGTGCTGCTCTGTAatctcttctccctccctcggaTTGTGTACGCCATGGCAGAGGATggcttgtttttctccattttcgcACGAGTCAACCCCATCACCAAAGTCCCTGTCAATGCCATATTGGTGTTTGGACTCCTCATGGCCACCATGGCTCTCGTCTTTGACCTGGAGGCACTGGTTCAGTTCTTGTCCATTGGCACCCTCCTGGCATACACCTTTGTGGCGGCGAGTGTTATTGTGCTGCGTTTCCAGCCTGACAAAACCAGCTCCAAGGGAACCGCTTCCACGTCGCCCAACCCTTCTGCCGGTCCGTCCGAGGCCCCCTCAGAGTCGCAGACCATAAACGAAGACAGCGGGGAGCTGAAGCAGTACGAGTCCTTCTCTGACAAACTCCAGTTGGTAGAGCGACAGGCCTCAACGGAGCACCGTGGGGTGGGACAGCTGAAGGCCTACTGGGAACCGTACCTGGGCAAGCTGCTGGGGCAGTGTGAGCCGGGCGAGGTGGTGGGTCACTGCGTGCTGACTGTAATAGTGAGCTCAGTCTCCCTCTGTGCGGTTGTAGAATTTGGTACCAAACAGCTACATCTGCCCGCCTGGAGCTTCATAATGCTGCTGGTGATTTTCAGCTTAGCTTATGTTCTCAGCCTGACACTCATCTGGTTACACGAGCCACAGACCAGCAGCAAAACATTCCAG GTACCCTTGGTTCCATTGACTCCAGCTGCCAGTATTCTCATTAATATATTCCTCATGATGAAGCTCAGCTACCTAACCTGGATTCGTTTCACCGTATGGATTGCTGTAG GTCTCTTAGTGTATTTTGGCTACGGAATCTGGCACAGCAAGGAGGGACTGCGGGCGCTGCAGCCCAAAGACATGGCCGCCCGCTACGTGGTGCTACCCAGCGGCAGCCTGGTAGAGACGGTGCAGTCCGTCCAGCCCGATGGACAACCGGACACCTCGACGCACCACGTCACCCCCTCTGCTGCCCCGACATCTGAGGAGTACGCAGGAAATAGATGA